One genomic window of Branchiostoma lanceolatum isolate klBraLanc5 chromosome 5, klBraLanc5.hap2, whole genome shotgun sequence includes the following:
- the LOC136435627 gene encoding mitochondrial intermembrane space import and assembly protein 40-B-like: MSYCREQGKDKIIFVTKEDHETPSTADITYNAEEDDDSPGLILPNGEINWQCPCLGGMASGPCGEPFKEAFSCFHYSPAEPKGSDCIEEFRNMQECMSKYPELYPYDKDEENDKGVDEQTKTTTTTVEEKTSEEVAVSKESAATRAS; this comes from the exons ATGTCTTACTGCAGGGAACAAG GAAAAGACAAGATCATTTTTGTCACCAAGGAGGACCACGAGACCCCCTCCACGGCTGACATCACGTACAACGCAGAAGAAGATGACGACAGTCCAG GACTGATCCTTCCCAACGGAGAGATCAACTGGCAGTGCCCTTGTTTAGGCGGCATGGCCAGCGGACCCTGCGGCGAACCCTTCAAGGAGGCGTTCTCGTGTTTCCACTACAGCCCCGCCGAACCGAAGGGCTCGGACTGCATCGAGGAGTTCCGCAACATGCAGGAATGCATGTCCAAATACCCCGAGTTGTACCCCTACGATAAGGACGAGGAAAACGACAAGGGCGTGgacgaacaaacaaaaacaacgacGACAACAGTGGAAGAGAAAACAAGCGAGGAGGTAGCAGTGTCAAAGGAATCCGCGGCTACTCGAGCCAGCTAA